ACCCCACTTGCCCCGGTCATAAATCCCCAAATCATCCGGATCGTTCACATCGTCCTCCTCCGCCGTGAAGATAATCGGCTGCGAGGGCGTCCCATTGGCGTAGATCTTCCCTCCCTGGCAGATGAACAGCGCCGAAGCGTCATTGGTCCCGCCCGGACGCCCCTTGATCACCGTGCCCGCCTCAATGGTCAGGGTGGCATTGCTAAGCACGTAAATGGGGCCATTCAAAAAGTACGTA
This genomic window from Verrucomicrobiia bacterium contains:
- a CDS encoding T9SS C-terminal target domain-containing protein, yielding MKTKLLNLAMVLAASLLPASLGAVDVQVTQPITNNVTWLRTNTYFLNGPIYVLSNATLTIEAGTVIKGRPGGTNDASALFICQGGKIYANGTPSQPIIFTAEEDDVNDPDDLGIYDRGKWG